The region CAAACATTGAAAAATGTATTTTATGACCTTCATGATGCCGAGAAATTTATCCGCCACAGGGGCTTTCCTGCTACAGTGCTACGCGATATCATGGCGCACAATCCTTTTTCGGTAGCTATTCCAAAGAAGTATGGAGGCCGGGGATGTAAGGCAAAAGAATGTCTGGGTATTCTGGATACAGCATCCTATGACTCGCTTTCCTTGTCGTTGATGTTTGGCATCAATATCGGGCTGTTTTTGGAGCCGGTAGTAAAATATGGCAGCGAGACGATTAAGGGAGATGTCTTTGAACCGTTTCTGAACAATCAGCATATCGGATGAATGTTTGATGTTTATTCAAATATTTTTTAGTTGTACTGAACAAAAATATACCTTTTTGGGTATACCCGTAAAAGTCATTAAATAGAATATACCTTTTAGGGTATAATTAGCGATTGTTTTCTATTCATTTGTTATTAATTTCAATCGTTTCGCCCTGTTTCTGATCAATTTTTTGTATTCCTCTGTTTTGCTTTCTGATAGAAAACCCTTATCAACAAATTCCAGGGCATGATGTATACTTTTGCGGAATTTTTCCAGGGCATTTTCGATTTGTTTTTCGTTTAAAACCAGTAAGTTTCCAAAATTTACGAAATTTTCCAGGGTAAACTTTCTTTTTCTTCCATTTAGCATCAGGGCCATTTCCTCCGGATCATCTTCCTCCGGGATGACAAGTCTTGTGGACAAAAGATCATAGGCCGGAGTAAAACCGGTTAATTCATCTCTGCGATCGATGAGAGAGAAGTTTTTCAGGTGCATATCTGCATTCCCGGTAAGAAAAGAAAAAACGGTCAATTCAAAGAATGTAACAATATCTAACAGGGGATTGGAGGAATATTTTCCAATCGTTTTACCAACCTGTTCCATGGAACCTTTATACTTATCTTCTGTCAGGCGCTCTGTGAGCTGGCACATGTCTTCCATGTGTAATTTCCCTTGCTTGTCGCGGTCTGTTCTGCGTGACAAATAGGCCAGCTCACCCGATTGAAGCCTGATAAGCGTATGAGGAACCACGGGAATGGAAAAAATTTCGGCCAGGTGCATAGTGAGATCTTCATTTTCCGGTAATTCCGGGTATTCTTTTGCTGGCGGTTTCAGTATGTATTCCCCCCAGAGACCAACAAATGTCAACCGGCCGGGCTTGCTTTTCTCTTTATCAAGATGCAGGGAAAGTTTGGCCTGAACGCCGGGCACGGTAACGCTTCTTTCCACAACCTGTTTGGCCAGTTCATTCATTTCGTCCAGCCTGTATTCAAAAAAAGGTGGAGTAGGGGATCCAAATATTTTCCGGCTGCAGGTTCCGTGGAATTCCTTTTCAGAACCCTCTATTTCCTGGTAACAATATAAACATTGACTCATGCTTCCTGCTCATTTAACGGTTCCACACTAACAGCTCCGATGGTATCCCTGCAAGTGGTAAGTAACAAGCCCATTCGGTCTCTTCGGTCTACTTTCCAATGCTTTTCGGCGATATTCAATAACCACCCTTCGGGTATGAGGCCATCAAAGAATGGAAACAGCACGTTGGATTTATAAGGTTCCTGCTGTAACGGCAGGGTTTTACTTACGGGCTTTGCATCTTCTCTTTGAAGATAATCTTCATGGTAGTAGAACAAATAGCCTTCTTCTGTTTCCTCCAGAAACCCGCAAAGCGTTTTGCCCCAATAAATGTTAGCTTTTCGGTTCATGGCTTTCTACTTTATTGCGTTCCACCGGAACCAGCACATGCCCAAAAAGAGCCAGCACCTGATTGACTTTATCCATACGGAGCGATTCTTTGCCCTGCTCCAAATCCCTTACAAACCGCAGACCAACACCGGCTTTTTCGGCCATTTCTTTTTGGGTAAGCCCGAGTTGCTTCCTCCGGGTTTTAATAAAACGGACTAAATCTTTCATAAGCATATACCTTAATGGGTATAAAAAAATATATTTTTAACAAATTTATACCTTTTGGGGTATAAAGGCAAGGGTTTTTAAAAATTATACCTGATAGGTTTTTAATATCAGGTGAAATTTTAGCTTCCCCCCTTCTTTAGGACAGGGTCATTACATTTCATACGGTTATTTTTTCTTTTTTGGATGGCCCAGATAACCAACATTAATATGAATATAAAAAGTTTCTGAGAAGGAATAGAAAGTGAATTATAAGCGTTTGATATAAAGTGATTATTTCGCTATTTTTGTTTTAGTGGTTTCCATAGTCATTGTCGTCTAAGATTAAGGCATTTATTAAGTCTGACAAACCATAAATTGAGAATGA is a window of Bacteroidales bacterium DNA encoding:
- a CDS encoding HipA domain-containing protein; its protein translation is MSQCLYCYQEIEGSEKEFHGTCSRKIFGSPTPPFFEYRLDEMNELAKQVVERSVTVPGVQAKLSLHLDKEKSKPGRLTFVGLWGEYILKPPAKEYPELPENEDLTMHLAEIFSIPVVPHTLIRLQSGELAYLSRRTDRDKQGKLHMEDMCQLTERLTEDKYKGSMEQVGKTIGKYSSNPLLDIVTFFELTVFSFLTGNADMHLKNFSLIDRRDELTGFTPAYDLLSTRLVIPEEDDPEEMALMLNGRKRKFTLENFVNFGNLLVLNEKQIENALEKFRKSIHHALEFVDKGFLSESKTEEYKKLIRNRAKRLKLITNE
- a CDS encoding helix-turn-helix transcriptional regulator, whose amino-acid sequence is MLMKDLVRFIKTRRKQLGLTQKEMAEKAGVGLRFVRDLEQGKESLRMDKVNQVLALFGHVLVPVERNKVESHEPKS
- a CDS encoding acyl-CoA dehydrogenase family protein, with protein sequence MNNSNTETPIPFDEFIGDLRQTLKNVFYDLHDAEKFIRHRGFPATVLRDIMAHNPFSVAIPKKYGGRGCKAKECLGILDTASYDSLSLSLMFGINIGLFLEPVVKYGSETIKGDVFEPFLNNQHIG
- a CDS encoding HipA N-terminal domain-containing protein translates to MNRKANIYWGKTLCGFLEETEEGYLFYYHEDYLQREDAKPVSKTLPLQQEPYKSNVLFPFFDGLIPEGWLLNIAEKHWKVDRRDRMGLLLTTCRDTIGAVSVEPLNEQEA